Within the Pseudomonadota bacterium genome, the region GGAGTCGATCTGGTGATAGATCGGACGGATGGATAAGTCGCCTTTGAGTTCTTTGAACGCCTGTTCGATCTCGGTCAGTTGGATGTAATACTGCCACAATCGAGCGGGAGGTTCTCGGGTGAGATTAGGGTAGCTTGAGAAACTCTTTTTCCAGCGTGCTCAAACGTCCCCGGGGCGTGCCCACCAAATAATGAACGGGCGTCTCGGCCGCGCGCATTTGGGCGAGGATCGCTGCGGTCGGGATCCCGCGGTCCATCACCCAGGTGCGATGGGCTCGTCCGTAGTGTTCCTCGATACTCTTTAGAAAGCCGCCCAAGGTGGTAGCCAGCAGGCACCCCATTGCCGGGGACGATACAATCGCACCTCACGGAGCTTGATTCTCACAACCTCACAGTCCAAGGCAGGCGCCGTCCGGTCTTCTGGGAAGATCGCTAACTGGGTTGGCTGTGCCCGCCCCTCCTGGAGCACCTCGATGGTTTTACACCAAGCTGCTTTCTGACTGTCATTGATCTCCCCCAGGTACAACACCTGTCTCTGAACTACTCGATTCCCTTGCGTACGTCGGTTTTCCACGATGCTCCAGTAGCGGTGTTCCTTTCCGTCTTTGAGGCGGGTCTTGGCACGTAAGAACATGCCATCAGTTTTAGGAATACCGCTCGCCAGATCAAGGGCTAAAGTCGGCACTACAAGCCGTTTCGCCCAGTCGCAAAAGGCTCGATCCTTTCGGAACAAACATTTATAAAATTACCGACCTCAAAATCTCTAAAAATCGACAGTGAGTTGCGGAAGTGGGGTTAGCATGGTCCTGGGTAACGTCGGCGACAAGGTGGTGGAGGCATCGGCTTGGCCGGCCCAAAAGAGCGAAAGCCTTCTTGTTTACCGAAAACGCGTTCTAAATCTTCATCGCTACTGTGTATCCTTAGCGTAAAGAAAAGGCCGCACGGCAGTAAAGGAGATTGAATGGCGCGGAGGTCAGCCTGCATCTCCGTCAGAGCTACTTGGACATTCCGCTGCTGTTCTTTAAGCTGTTGTGATAAAGATCGGTTCCACTGCTTTTTGCGTGTCCACTGGAGCGCTTTGTTGGGCCGCTCAAACGCCAATTGCTAATTTTCCGCATGCAGTCGGCGATCCGTGGCATAGGCAATGTCGACGACATTGGCAGGTTCAAACTGCTTAGCAAGCTGCTCCAACATGGCCGCATGATCCTCTCCACTTGTCTCCGTGGCGAAAATCTCTTCACACGTTTCCCCGATGTCTTGCACAACTTCTCTCAAACCGATAGTAGCTTAGCGCAATAAGATTGATATCGGTCTGACCATAACCCTGATAGAACCATTCTATTTCATGGTCCGTGCGCCAAGCTCCACCCACCCCACCGCCGATAAACATCAGATCACGCTCCTTGGGCGCAAAAACCAACGTGTCCCAATCCACGATATACAGGGAGTTCGTGGTATCGATCAGAATATTCCCCGCGTGAATATCGCCGTGACATAGACAGCTCACTGGTGGCTGCTGGATAAGCTCTTTGGCAAGCTGTCCCGCCCGCGTGAGGATATGGCGAATAGTAGTGCTCTTTTCATCGAGCAAATGGGCAAGCCTGGAAGCGATAGGATCATCGAAGTTTAGACTGGCCGCTCGTTCTAGAAATGCAGTAACCCGATCACACCACACAGGGGAATAACCTTCCCGGGGAATCGTCCGGGCCAGTTCTGGAGGCACAACTGACGTATGCAGTGCTTTCAACCCCGCCCCTAACTCTTTCCATTGCCGATATGACAGATCGACTTCCCAACCCGACCTGCCGGTTACAAACGGATATAGGATGGCTGTGAAGGGATCAAGCTCCGCCCACAGGGGTTCCTGTTGATCGTGTTGGGATGGGAGTGATCAGTGGCTCCATACCCATTGTCACGAGCCAGTGCGGAATAGTAACGGTTCCGGCAGGGAAGTCTCCTAGACGGAGTTTAAGAAAGTACTGATCCCCACCTTCAACTGCAATGCGATACACGGCTGTGTTTACGTCTGCGCCAATTAGCAGGAAGGTAATATTAGTCGTGGATAAGCCATAGTCTCTTTCAATGCATGCGGTGATCTGTGTATCCCGCACGTCGGGAGCTTCAAGCATTTGCGCCTACCTTTCGCGTCGCATAGAATGGGAACTTATTGCACAACGTCCCGATGAGCCGCGCTGCCAACGCTAACCGGCGAAGCGGCGACCGCGGGCAAACGCGCGGCTCGATTGGGTTGTTAGACGGCCGGGGCGAGTGCACGAAGATAACCTAATCTCCCGGCGTGCGCTCTTGCTTCCAAACGTCCAACATTGCTTCGACTTCTGCTTCACGAAATTTCGGCAGCTCTTCGTCAATTTCATACCATGGCAGTTTCGTGTCTACGAAGATATGGTTGCTTGGTCGTGCCTCCGCGGAAATATCGAGTGAACCAACCGTGACGTTCGTCAACCAAGCGTTTTCCGGATCCAATGCCTCCCATACGAGGCGCGAACCACAGTCCTCACAGAATCCGCGTTTTCCATGTTCTGAAGAGACGTAGTACTTCGGCCTAGATTTCGTAAAAACTAACGTGCCCGCCTTTATCGGCACGGTGATCTCGGCAGGTTGGCCACTGCTTTTTTGGCAAATACGGCAGTGGCAGTAGTAACCGCTCGTTAGAAACACTTGCGCCTCGTATCGTACTTTTCCGCATAGGCAACCTCCGGTCACAGTCTTCGGCGTATCTCTCACTGGGTTTCTCCTTACCGTCGCCTAACGAATACGCATTTTTCCGTCGTGCGCAGGCGAGATACGCGAAACCGGCTCGGGCGCTAGCGCGCAT harbors:
- a CDS encoding GFA family protein → MFLTSGYYCHCRICQKSSGQPAEITVPIKAGTLVFTKSRPKYYVSSEHGKRGFCEDCGSRLVWEALDPENAWLTNVTVGSLDISAEARPSNHIFVDTKLPWYEIDEELPKFREAEVEAMLDVWKQERTPGD
- a CDS encoding aminoglycoside phosphotransferase family protein, which gives rise to MLYPFVTGRSGWEVDLSYRQWKELGAGLKALHTSVVPPELARTIPREGYSPVWCDRVTAFLERAASLNFDDPIASRLAHLLDEKSTTIRHILTRAGQLAKELIQQPPVSCLCHGDIHAGNILIDTTNSLYIVDWDTLVFAPKERDLMFIGGGVGGAWRTDHEIEWFYQGYGQTDINLIALSYYRFERSCARHRGNV